A stretch of the Odontesthes bonariensis isolate fOdoBon6 chromosome 5, fOdoBon6.hap1, whole genome shotgun sequence genome encodes the following:
- the isoc2 gene encoding isochorismatase domain-containing protein 2 yields the protein MANIGRLSTKDAVLFLCDMQEKFRPNIFQFPNIVSNAARLLQASRVLGIPAILTEQYPKGLGPTVPELGASDLKAHPKTSFTMMIEEVEKELQALGNPKQAILCGIEAHACIACTTFDLLEKGIEIHIVADAVSSRSQTDRLFALSRLKQSGAFLTTTEAVLLQLVQDAKHPNFKEIQKLMSQPSPDTGLLNFFSAL from the exons A TGGCAAACATTGGCAGGCTCTCCACCAAGGATGCCGTACTCTTCCTGTGCGACATGCAGGAGAAGTTCAGACCCAACATCTTCCAGTTCCCCAACATCGTCAGCAATGCAGCCAGACTTCTCCAG GCTAGCCGTGTTTTGGGCATCCCAGCAATCCTGACAGAGCAGTACCCTAAAGGTTTGGGACCCACCGTACCGGAGCTGGGAGCTTCGGACCTGAAAGCTCACCCTAAGACCTCATTCACCATGATGATCGAAGAGGTGGAGAAGGAGCTGCAGGCCCTGGGGAACCCAAAACAAGCTATTCTGTGTGGAATAGAGGCACACGCCTGTATCGCA TGTACAACATTTGATCTGCTTGAGAAAGGAATAGAGATCCACATTGTGGCTGATGCTGTTTCATCCAGAAG CCAGACGGATCGCTTGTTTGCTCTGTCCCGACTGAAGCAGAGTGGAGCTTTCCTCACCACAACAGAGGCtgtcctgctgcagctggttcaagACGCCAAACACCCCAACTTCAAGGAG ATCCAGAAGCTTATGAGCCAGCCGTCCCCTGACACCGGCCTCCTCAACTTCTTCAGCGCCCTGTAG
- the atg12 gene encoding ubiquitin-like protein ATG12, translated as MSDNAESPTETQKQEPQPPLDDSAANEEKKKIDVLLKAVGDTPIMKTKKWAVDRGRTVQSLAQFISRFLKLDDGEQLFIYVNQSFAPSPDQEVGVLFDCFSSDGKLVLHYCKCQAWG; from the exons ATGTCTGACAATGCTGAGTCCCCAACAGAAACGCAGAAACAGGAGCCACAGCCACCGTTAGACGACTCCGCAGCTAacgaggagaagaaaaaaa TCGATGTGCTGCTGAAGGCGGTGGGAGACACTCCcataatgaaaacaaagaaGTGGGCTGTGGACCGGGGGAGGACGGTGCAGTCCCTCGCTCAGTTCATTTCTCGTTTCCTCAAGCTCGATGACGGTGAACAACTG TTCATCTATGTTAACCAGTCATTTGCACCATCACCAGACCAAGAAGTAGGGGTCCTCTTTGAT TGTTTCAGCAGTGATGGGAAGCTGGTTCTACATTATTGTAAATGTCAAGCCTGGGGTTAA